The genomic interval ACATCGACGGGGACGGCGCCCGCGCGGCGGTGGAGACGCTCGACCATCGGAACGGGCTGGCGCTGGCGCTGAACGTGGCCGACGCGGAGTCGGTCGCGGCGTCCATCCACGCCGTCACGGACCGCTACGGCCGCCTCGACATCCTCGTCAACAACGCGGGCATCGGCAGCAGCACGCCCTTTCTGGATGTGCGGCTGGAGGACTGGAACCGCACCATCGCGGTGAACCTGACCGGCGCCTTCCTGGTGGCCCAGGCCGCCGCCCGCGTGATGGCCGGGCACGGCGGGGGACGGATCGTCAACGTCACCTCCCCCTCCGGACAGCGCGGCGGGCGCGGGCGGGCGGCCTATGGGGCGTCGAAGGCCGGGCTCGAGCTGCTGACCAAGGTCATGGCGGTGGAACTGGCCGAGCATGGCATCTCCGTGAACGCCATCGCCCCCGGCCCGATCGAGACGGAGATGGTCCGCCACGCCCACGACGCCGAGACCCGCGCCGCCTACAGCCGGCTGATCCCCATGGGGCGTTACGGCCATCCGGAGGACATCGGCGCGGCGGCCGTCTTCCTGTGCTCCGACGAGAGCCGCTATGTGCACGGCCATGTCCTGAACGTGGACGGCGGTTTCGGCAGCGCCGGCCTGATGACCAACAAATAGGGGGCGTCAGGGCACCCGCGCGGCGAAATGCTCCGTGAAGCGGGTCACCCGCTCCACCAGCCGATCCATCAGGGCGGCCCCGGTCTCCGGCGAACTCAGCCGGGCATCGCCGTGCAGCACGGCGTTCGGCGAGATCTCGTCCACGGCGACGGGAACCGACACCTCCGCCCCCTCGAAGGACACGGTGCCGAAACCGGCCATCGGCAGATCGAGAACCCGGCCGGGAGCGATCGGCTCGGGCACGAGGTCCGGCCGGACAAGGTCCGGGAAGAGATGCCAGTAGACGCTGGTCAGCGGGTCCGCCCCATGCCCGCTGGCGCGCTTCGCCGTCTCCGGTCCCAGGATCTCCGGCAGCAGGGCGTAGCCGATGCGCCAGAGATACAGGCTGGGCACCAGCACCTTGCGGCGGCGGTAGAGGGTCCGGGTCACGTCGTTGACCGGCTCCACGTTGCCGCCATGGCCGTTCAGGACGATCAGCCGGTCGATCCCCTGGTCCACGAGGCTGGCGAAGATGTCCTCCAGCACCGCCCGCATCGTCGTCTGGGACAAGGCGATGCCGCCCACCGTGGTGGCGAAGAAGTTGCCGCCGCCGAACGGCAGCGTCGGCGCCACGTAGGTCTCCACCCCGCGCGCCGTCGCCCGCGCCGCCACGCGGTCGGCGATGGCGCCGGCGGCCAGATGGTCGCCCATCGGGGCGTGCGGTCCCTGGTCCTCGTGGCTGCCCAGCGGCAGCAGCACGACCGGCCGGCGCGCGAAGACCGTCCGCGCCTCCTCCGCCGTCAGCTCGGCGAGCCGCCTCTTGTCCGTTTCCACCCCGATCGCCTGACCGGTCCCGCGCTCCTGCGCCATGCCGGGCCGCCTTTCTATTCGCTCAATGAATAAGGATTTCAAATCCTCGAATCCGCACCCCACCCCTGTCAACGGGTTTTGTGATTTTAAATTCGATTCCCTACTTGACAGATATTTTTTCGGCGCCCACGCTATGAAGCAGATATCAAATTCGCTGTGCAAATTCAAAAATGCCCTCCTCCCGACCCGCCGAGACCGCCCCGACCGACAGCCGGCCCGGCTTCGATATCGGCTTCGACGTTGGCGGAACCTTCACCGACTTCGTGCTCCAGGACCGGGCGACGCGCCGCGTCCACAGCTTCAAGCTGCCCTCGACCCCCCACGATCCCTCGCTCGCCATCGAGGAGGGGCTGTCACGGCTGCTCGCCCCGCACGGGGCCGACGCGGTGGGGGTTGTCCGGCTCGGCCACGGCACGACGGTCGCCACCAACCTGATCATCGAGCGCAAGGGCGCCCGCACCGGGCTGCTGACCACCCGCGGCTTCCGCGACGCGCTGGAGATCGGGCGGCAGACCCGCCCGCACCTCTACGACCACCGGGTCACCCGTCCGCCGCCGCTGGTGCCGCGCGCCGACCGCATCGAGGTGGCGGAGCGGGTCGGCGCCGACGGCGCGGTGATCGTCCCGCTGGACGAGGCGGGGGTGGAGGAGGCCGCCCGCCGTTTCGCCGCGGCGGGGGTGGAGGCGGTGGCCGTCTGCTTCCTGCACAGCTACCGCTTCCCCGACCACGAGCGGCGGGCGCGGGCGATCCTGGAGCGGGCGCTGCCCGGCGTCTATGTCAGCCTGTCGTACGACGTGCTTCCGGAATTCCGGGAGTACGAGCGGCTGTCCACCACCGTGCTGAACGCGGCGGTGGGGCCGCGCATGGGCGGCTATCTCGACCGCTTCCTCGCGTCGGCGCGGCGGCTGGGCATCGCGGCGGAGCCGCAGACCGTCCATTCCAACGGCGGGCTGATGTCCCCCGCCGCGGTGCGCGAGCGCCCCGTGCGCACCTGCCTGTCCGGTCCCGCCGCCGGGGTGATCGGCAGCGCGGAGATCGGGCGGCTGGCCGGTTTCCCCGACCTCGTCACCTTCGACGTGGGCGGCACCTCCACCGACGTCTCGCTGATCGACGGGGGGCGGCCCCTGTTCACCTCCGAGCGGCTGGTCGCCGGCTATCCGGTGAAGACGCCGATGGTGGACATCCACGTCATCGGGGCCGGCGGCGGCAGCATCGCGCGCATCGACGCGGCCGGCGCGCTGAAGGTCGGCCCGGACAGCGCCGGGGCCGCTCCCGGTCCCGCCGCCTACGGCCGCGGCGGCACGGAGCCGACCATCACCGACGCCAACCTCTGCCTGGGGCGGCTCGACCCCGCCGCTCTGCTCGGCGGGCGGCTGGCGGTGGACGCCGAGGCCGCCCGCGCCGCCATCCGCCGCCGCGTCGCCGAGCCGCTGGGTCTGACGCCGGAGGAGGCGGCGCACGGCATCCTGCGCATCGCCAACGCCGCCATGGGGCGGGCCATCCGCTCCATCTCCACCGAGCGCGGGCACGACGCCCGCCGCTTCGCCCTGTTCGCCTACGGCGGCGCCGGCCCGCTGCACGCGGCGGAGCTGGCCGCCGACTGCGGCATCCGCACCGTGCTGGTCCCGCCGGAGCCGGGCACGCTGTGCGCCCGTGGCATCCTGCTGTCGGACATCGGCATGGATTTCGTGCGCAGCGCCATGGAACGGGTCGACGCTTCCTCCTGGCCCACCCTGAACGCGCTGTTCGCGGAGCTGCGGGAGGAGGCGTCCGGCTGGCTCGACCGCGAGGGGATCGCGCCCGCCGACCGCGCCTTCCATCGCAGCGTCGAGGCCCGCTACGAGGGGCAGAACTTCGAGATCCCGGTGCCCGCCGACGATCTGGACTCGCTCGGACCGGAGGGCTTCGCGGAGCGCTTCCGCGCCGTCCACCGGCGCACCCATGGCTACGATGTGGCCGGACGGGCGGTGGAGGCGGTGAACCTGCGCCTCCAGGCGGTCGGTCGGGTGGAGAAGAGCGCCCTGTCGCCGCCGCCCTCCGGCACCGCCGTCCCC from Azospirillum sp. TSH58 carries:
- a CDS encoding SDR family NAD(P)-dependent oxidoreductase yields the protein MRLKDRIALVTGGARGIGLAIARALTAEGAVPVVADIDGDGARAAVETLDHRNGLALALNVADAESVAASIHAVTDRYGRLDILVNNAGIGSSTPFLDVRLEDWNRTIAVNLTGAFLVAQAAARVMAGHGGGRIVNVTSPSGQRGGRGRAAYGASKAGLELLTKVMAVELAEHGISVNAIAPGPIETEMVRHAHDAETRAAYSRLIPMGRYGHPEDIGAAAVFLCSDESRYVHGHVLNVDGGFGSAGLMTNK
- a CDS encoding creatininase family protein, which codes for MAQERGTGQAIGVETDKRRLAELTAEEARTVFARRPVVLLPLGSHEDQGPHAPMGDHLAAGAIADRVAARATARGVETYVAPTLPFGGGNFFATTVGGIALSQTTMRAVLEDIFASLVDQGIDRLIVLNGHGGNVEPVNDVTRTLYRRRKVLVPSLYLWRIGYALLPEILGPETAKRASGHGADPLTSVYWHLFPDLVRPDLVPEPIAPGRVLDLPMAGFGTVSFEGAEVSVPVAVDEISPNAVLHGDARLSSPETGAALMDRLVERVTRFTEHFAARVP
- a CDS encoding hydantoinase/oxoprolinase family protein, whose amino-acid sequence is MPSSRPAETAPTDSRPGFDIGFDVGGTFTDFVLQDRATRRVHSFKLPSTPHDPSLAIEEGLSRLLAPHGADAVGVVRLGHGTTVATNLIIERKGARTGLLTTRGFRDALEIGRQTRPHLYDHRVTRPPPLVPRADRIEVAERVGADGAVIVPLDEAGVEEAARRFAAAGVEAVAVCFLHSYRFPDHERRARAILERALPGVYVSLSYDVLPEFREYERLSTTVLNAAVGPRMGGYLDRFLASARRLGIAAEPQTVHSNGGLMSPAAVRERPVRTCLSGPAAGVIGSAEIGRLAGFPDLVTFDVGGTSTDVSLIDGGRPLFTSERLVAGYPVKTPMVDIHVIGAGGGSIARIDAAGALKVGPDSAGAAPGPAAYGRGGTEPTITDANLCLGRLDPAALLGGRLAVDAEAARAAIRRRVAEPLGLTPEEAAHGILRIANAAMGRAIRSISTERGHDARRFALFAYGGAGPLHAAELAADCGIRTVLVPPEPGTLCARGILLSDIGMDFVRSAMERVDASSWPTLNALFAELREEASGWLDREGIAPADRAFHRSVEARYEGQNFEIPVPADDLDSLGPEGFAERFRAVHRRTHGYDVAGRAVEAVNLRLQAVGRVEKSALSPPPSGTAVPAPRARRPVYAGPAAGWVDTPVYDRASLPAGFSLAGPCVVEEMSATTLVLPGQSLRVDPLGTLVIAIPAAV